Proteins from a genomic interval of Undibacterium parvum:
- a CDS encoding efflux RND transporter periplasmic adaptor subunit, whose translation MTATPSAPPSALKQLKIDRAGNGPVKKRAWGRWIVLALVLLAAAGFVLKPSKNEVQVTSVVTTYPSQQYAQLTASGYVVAQRRAAVASKATGRLVMLNVREGSQVKQGEVLARLDASDVQAAIAQAQAGIRQSEAAVAQANVELVNAESELKRAMGLKAQGFVSPQALDSANNRVNASRAAVRLSQSAVAVAQAQLKVQQVNQDFTEIRAPFDGVVLIKNANVGDIITPFSSAAGSQGAVVTMADMSTLEVEADVSESNLAKAKIGQPVEITLDALPDTRFRGSIVGIVPTVDRAKATVMTKIRFEKLDARILPEMSAKVTILSQAVSDADQQALLALNPKAVVERDGKKWVFRIKDDSVEAVAVSLGRKIGDNSEVTGALKSGDKLLLSPSEKIKTGAKIVVASK comes from the coding sequence ATGACTGCGACTCCATCTGCGCCACCTTCGGCATTAAAGCAATTAAAAATCGACCGCGCTGGCAATGGGCCGGTCAAGAAACGCGCTTGGGGACGCTGGATAGTGTTGGCGCTAGTGTTGCTGGCGGCAGCAGGTTTTGTCCTCAAACCGTCCAAGAATGAGGTGCAGGTGACTTCGGTTGTGACCACTTATCCCTCGCAGCAATATGCGCAATTAACCGCTTCCGGCTATGTGGTGGCGCAGCGCCGTGCAGCCGTTGCAAGTAAGGCGACAGGGCGATTAGTCATGCTCAATGTGCGTGAAGGCAGCCAGGTCAAACAGGGCGAGGTGCTGGCACGTCTGGATGCCAGCGATGTGCAGGCTGCTATCGCGCAAGCGCAGGCCGGCATTCGTCAGAGCGAGGCCGCAGTCGCGCAAGCCAATGTTGAACTGGTCAATGCTGAATCAGAGTTAAAACGTGCCATGGGTTTAAAAGCGCAAGGTTTTGTCTCGCCGCAAGCCTTGGATAGTGCGAACAATCGCGTCAATGCGAGTAGAGCGGCAGTGCGATTGAGTCAGTCTGCGGTGGCGGTGGCACAGGCGCAGCTTAAGGTGCAGCAGGTCAATCAGGATTTTACCGAGATTCGCGCCCCTTTTGATGGCGTAGTGCTTATCAAGAACGCCAATGTGGGCGACATTATCACGCCCTTTTCTAGCGCAGCCGGTAGTCAGGGCGCGGTCGTCACGATGGCCGATATGAGTACCCTGGAAGTCGAGGCCGATGTCTCGGAAAGCAATCTGGCCAAGGCCAAGATAGGTCAGCCGGTAGAAATTACTTTAGATGCCTTACCCGATACACGTTTTCGCGGCAGCATCGTCGGTATTGTGCCGACCGTGGATAGAGCCAAAGCGACTGTCATGACCAAGATACGCTTTGAGAAACTTGACGCCCGTATCCTGCCTGAAATGAGCGCCAAGGTGACTATTCTGTCGCAAGCAGTGAGCGACGCCGATCAGCAAGCCTTACTGGCGCTGAATCCCAAGGCGGTAGTCGAGCGTGATGGTAAAAAATGGGTGTTTCGCATCAAGGACGATAGCGTAGAAGCGGTTGCGGTGAGTTTGGGACGCAAGATCGGTGACAATAGTGAAGTGACGGGCGCGCTGAAGTCCGGCGATAAGCTATTGCTGTCACCCTCGGAAAAAATCAAGACCGGTGCAAAAATCGTGGTGGCGAGTAAATGA
- the earP gene encoding elongation factor P maturation arginine rhamnosyltransferase EarP has translation MHLKKNTPRSLALFCKVVDNYGDIGICWRFARQLQQEHGIAVSLWVDDLISFQRICPQVAIDLEQQVVAGVLVRHWRDQDGRFTVVEVPDIVIEFFACDIPPGLINAMAERTPRPVWLNLEGLTAEEWVEGCHTLSSPHPRLPLTKYFFFPGFTAKTGGLLMESCLQQERQQFQSDPVAMHAFLAQFGLTAAQMDSFKIALFCYPQAPVSALFEAWKTGKRPITCLVPQGVAVEAVQAFLGGEAKVGASATHGALSVHVLPFIPQTDYDKLLWACDLNFVRGEDSFVRAQWAAKPFIWHIYPQDENLHHKKLLAFLDRYALDAEHLHRLSCAWNALAVESLAAPEWTELWQKFLQDMPKMQAMAQDWQQQLASNGDMTSNLLHFVDTLNLGGAQK, from the coding sequence ATGCATTTAAAAAAAAATACGCCTAGATCCCTGGCACTGTTTTGTAAAGTCGTTGATAACTATGGCGACATCGGTATCTGTTGGCGTTTCGCCAGACAGTTGCAGCAAGAGCATGGCATTGCCGTGAGTTTATGGGTGGACGACTTAATCAGTTTTCAACGCATCTGCCCGCAAGTCGCTATCGACCTCGAACAGCAAGTCGTTGCTGGAGTGCTGGTCAGGCATTGGCGCGATCAGGATGGGCGGTTTACGGTAGTTGAGGTGCCAGATATCGTGATCGAATTTTTTGCCTGCGATATACCGCCGGGTTTAATCAATGCGATGGCCGAGCGTACCCCGCGCCCAGTCTGGCTCAATCTGGAGGGTTTGACGGCAGAGGAATGGGTTGAGGGTTGCCATACTTTGTCGTCACCGCATCCACGCTTGCCGCTCACCAAGTATTTTTTCTTCCCCGGCTTTACTGCGAAAACCGGAGGGCTGTTGATGGAATCCTGCTTGCAGCAGGAGCGCCAGCAATTTCAGTCTGATCCGGTAGCTATGCATGCATTTTTAGCGCAGTTTGGCCTCACTGCGGCGCAGATGGACAGTTTTAAGATCGCTTTATTTTGCTATCCGCAAGCGCCGGTCAGCGCCTTATTTGAGGCCTGGAAAACTGGCAAGCGCCCGATTACCTGCCTGGTGCCGCAAGGTGTCGCGGTGGAGGCTGTGCAGGCCTTTTTGGGCGGCGAGGCGAAGGTAGGGGCGAGTGCCACACACGGCGCTCTCAGCGTGCATGTATTGCCGTTTATTCCACAGACTGATTACGACAAGTTACTGTGGGCATGTGATCTTAATTTTGTGCGGGGTGAGGATTCTTTCGTGCGGGCGCAGTGGGCTGCTAAACCCTTTATCTGGCATATTTATCCACAAGACGAAAACCTTCACCATAAAAAACTACTTGCCTTCTTAGACCGCTATGCGCTGGACGCCGAGCATTTACATAGGCTGTCGTGCGCCTGGAATGCGCTTGCAGTGGAGAGTTTAGCTGCCCCAGAGTGGACTGAGCTATGGCAAAAATTTTTGCAAGATATGCCAAAAATGCAGGCGATGGCGCAAGATTGGCAGCAGCAACTCGCGAGCAATGGCGATATGACATCAAATTTACTGCACTTTGTCGACACACTTAATTTAGGTGGCGCGCAAAAATGA
- the gloB gene encoding hydroxyacylglutathione hydrolase, with product MKNSLSILTVPAFDDNYLWIIHDGQHAVVVDPGDATPILAALTLHRLQLSAILLTHHHADHVGGVPALLQYAAVPVYGPKNDNIAAVTHPLGQDDKLTIEVLGLTLHIIDVPGHTAGHIAYFAPEQHWLFCGDTLFAGGCGRLFEGSPKQMLASLDKLAALPDDTLVHCAHEYTLSNLRFALALEPENSALRQRMLSAQSMRQNGLATVPSVLALEKQTNPFLRSRVASIRKGLLVAGKHPADGDEVSYFAAIREWKNNFA from the coding sequence ATGAAGAATTCCCTCAGTATCTTAACCGTCCCGGCTTTTGACGACAACTACCTCTGGATTATCCATGATGGGCAGCATGCTGTTGTGGTCGATCCGGGCGATGCGACCCCGATCTTAGCAGCATTGACGCTGCATCGCTTGCAGCTTAGCGCTATTTTACTGACGCATCACCATGCCGATCATGTAGGAGGTGTGCCCGCCTTGTTGCAGTACGCCGCTGTGCCCGTGTATGGGCCTAAGAATGACAATATTGCTGCAGTTACGCATCCATTAGGGCAAGACGATAAGCTCACGATAGAGGTGCTAGGCTTGACGCTTCATATTATCGATGTGCCTGGTCATACTGCCGGGCATATCGCCTATTTCGCGCCTGAACAGCATTGGCTGTTTTGTGGTGATACCTTGTTTGCCGGTGGCTGCGGTCGCCTGTTTGAAGGTAGTCCCAAGCAGATGCTGGCATCACTGGATAAGTTGGCAGCCTTGCCCGACGATACTTTGGTGCATTGTGCGCATGAATACACCTTATCTAATTTACGTTTTGCGCTTGCGCTAGAGCCAGAGAACTCAGCTTTGCGGCAGCGCATGCTGAGCGCGCAGAGCATGCGCCAAAATGGTCTGGCCACCGTGCCTAGTGTGCTGGCCTTAGAAAAACAAACCAATCCTTTTTTGCGCAGTAGAGTGGCGTCTATCCGCAAAGGTTTACTGGTCGCCGGGAAGCATCCTGCGGATGGGGACGAGGTTAGTTATTTTGCCGCAATACGCGAATGGAAAAACAACTTCGCCTAA
- the rnhA gene encoding ribonuclease HI has protein sequence MDKISIYTDGACKGNPGVGGWGALLIAGEKEKELFGGEKDSTNNRMELMAVIQALTVLKRPCEIILHTDSQYVLKGITEWIQGWKAKGWKTAAKTPVKNVDLWQALDQARNTHKIEWKWVKGHSGHPGNERADQLANRGVDSVR, from the coding sequence ATGGATAAAATTAGTATTTACACCGATGGTGCGTGCAAGGGAAATCCTGGTGTAGGCGGTTGGGGTGCCTTGCTGATCGCAGGGGAAAAAGAAAAAGAACTCTTTGGCGGTGAAAAAGACAGCACCAATAATCGCATGGAATTAATGGCGGTGATACAGGCACTGACAGTCTTGAAGCGACCTTGCGAAATTATCTTACATACCGATAGCCAATATGTCCTAAAGGGAATTACCGAGTGGATACAGGGCTGGAAAGCCAAGGGCTGGAAAACTGCCGCCAAGACTCCAGTTAAAAACGTCGATTTATGGCAAGCATTAGATCAAGCCAGAAACACCCACAAGATAGAATGGAAATGGGTTAAAGGTCACTCCGGCCACCCCGGCAATGAACGCGCCGATCAACTGGCTAATCGCGGCGTGGATTCGGTACGTTAA
- a CDS encoding elongation factor P produces MKPAKEIRVGNIIMVDSKPMIVLRSDVNGSSRTGFTYKWKMKSLLTNSPQENVFRGDDKFDVVVLDKKPVTYSYFADPLYVFMDADYEQFEIEEENLGDALHYLKDGMECEAIFYDGKAISVELPTTIVRQIIYSEPAVKGNTSGNVLKDAKIENAVEAHCHNVQVPLFVSQDDMIEIDTRTNEYKRVIRN; encoded by the coding sequence ATGAAACCTGCAAAAGAAATTCGTGTTGGCAACATTATTATGGTCGATAGCAAGCCTATGATCGTGCTGCGTTCTGACGTCAATGGTTCAAGCCGCACGGGCTTCACCTACAAGTGGAAGATGAAGAGTCTGTTGACCAATAGTCCTCAAGAAAACGTATTCCGCGGTGATGATAAGTTTGATGTCGTAGTTCTCGACAAAAAGCCAGTAACGTATTCCTATTTCGCTGATCCTTTGTATGTTTTCATGGATGCAGACTACGAACAGTTCGAAATCGAAGAAGAGAATTTGGGCGATGCTTTGCATTACCTGAAAGACGGCATGGAATGCGAAGCGATTTTTTATGATGGCAAAGCAATTTCTGTTGAATTGCCAACTACGATCGTGCGCCAGATTATTTACTCTGAGCCAGCAGTCAAAGGTAATACTTCAGGCAACGTCTTGAAAGACGCGAAGATAGAAAATGCAGTTGAAGCGCATTGCCATAATGTTCAAGTGCCACTGTTCGTGAGCCAGGACGATATGATAGAAATCGATACTCGCACTAACGAGTACAAGCGCGTCATCCGCAACTAA
- a CDS encoding spermine/spermidine synthase domain-containing protein, protein MSSKSRTKTELHPTHPEVSISEFRGVRSLHLNDDFSGDTAYAAIQGSMRMAVPEQIELEYVQQMMMWMLFVENPAHIVQLGLGAAALTKFCYRYFPEAKVSAIELNPHVIAICHAQFQLPENDARLQIIEADALDFVMNPARHGKLDILQVDLYDAEAQGPVLDSPEFYQACADCLSEDGMMTVNLFSSAENRIKNLAAMETAFDAVVWLPEVHDANVVVLAFKRAPAIDFAVLYQRAAIIRVNYKLPAPYWVNGLKEWMTLDTEA, encoded by the coding sequence ATGTCCAGCAAATCTCGCACTAAAACAGAATTACATCCCACCCATCCGGAAGTGTCCATCTCAGAATTTCGGGGCGTACGCTCGCTGCACCTGAACGACGATTTCAGCGGCGATACCGCGTATGCCGCGATCCAAGGCTCGATGCGCATGGCGGTACCAGAACAGATAGAACTGGAATACGTGCAGCAAATGATGATGTGGATGTTATTTGTCGAGAATCCAGCGCACATCGTGCAACTCGGTCTGGGCGCGGCGGCGCTGACCAAGTTTTGTTATCGCTATTTTCCTGAAGCAAAAGTGAGCGCGATTGAACTCAATCCGCATGTCATCGCGATCTGCCATGCACAATTTCAATTGCCAGAAAACGATGCGCGCCTGCAGATAATAGAAGCTGATGCACTCGATTTCGTGATGAATCCTGCGCGCCATGGCAAACTCGATATTCTGCAAGTCGATCTGTATGATGCAGAGGCGCAAGGCCCGGTGTTAGATAGTCCTGAGTTTTATCAGGCCTGCGCCGATTGCCTAAGCGAAGACGGCATGATGACGGTGAATTTATTTTCCAGTGCGGAGAATCGCATTAAAAATCTGGCAGCGATGGAGACGGCCTTTGATGCCGTGGTGTGGTTACCAGAAGTGCATGATGCCAACGTCGTGGTATTGGCGTTTAAACGTGCGCCAGCCATCGATTTTGCAGTTCTGTATCAACGTGCCGCGATTATCCGTGTCAATTACAAGTTACCGGCACCGTATTGGGTCAATGGCTTGAAAGAGTGGATGACGCTAGACACAGAAGCCTGA
- a CDS encoding class I SAM-dependent methyltransferase, with protein MNHPIIDLGTWLAQPAGSYIRAWEQAQLDQLTADIFGYNALQIGQPQIAALAASRMPNKWLATTSMQNIATSTLLIDFAELPFASQSIDLVVLPHVLEFAAEPHQVLREVERILIPEGRLIISGFSRTSLWGARQLAGRITGHHFLPKQGEFISAPRMRDWLKLLNMEVMPTQFGCYAPPFQTELWLQRCGFMEHLGARWWPYLGSVYMMQAIKRVKGMHLIGPAWKAQRFPRGRALPVTNKTSKSNKFPAK; from the coding sequence GTGAATCATCCCATTATAGACTTAGGTACTTGGTTAGCGCAGCCAGCAGGCAGCTATATCCGCGCATGGGAGCAAGCGCAACTCGATCAATTGACCGCAGATATCTTTGGCTACAACGCGCTACAGATAGGGCAGCCGCAGATCGCGGCGCTTGCAGCGAGCCGTATGCCGAATAAATGGCTGGCGACCACCAGCATGCAAAACATCGCGACCAGTACACTATTGATCGATTTTGCCGAGTTGCCGTTCGCCTCGCAAAGCATAGATCTGGTGGTATTGCCGCATGTGCTGGAGTTCGCGGCTGAACCGCATCAAGTCTTGCGTGAAGTCGAGCGCATCTTGATACCTGAGGGCAGATTAATTATTAGCGGCTTTAGTCGCACTAGCTTATGGGGCGCCAGACAACTCGCCGGACGCATCACGGGACATCATTTTTTGCCGAAACAAGGCGAGTTCATCAGCGCGCCGCGCATGAGGGATTGGTTGAAATTACTCAATATGGAAGTCATGCCGACTCAATTCGGATGCTATGCCCCGCCTTTTCAAACCGAATTATGGTTGCAGCGCTGCGGTTTTATGGAGCATCTCGGCGCGCGCTGGTGGCCGTATCTGGGTTCTGTGTATATGATGCAGGCAATTAAGAGAGTGAAAGGCATGCATTTAATCGGTCCCGCATGGAAAGCGCAGCGCTTCCCACGAGGACGCGCATTACCGGTCACCAATAAAACCAGCAAGTCGAATAAATTTCCAGCAAAATAA
- a CDS encoding ABC transporter ATP-binding protein, translated as MSASSVNSADALIRIHQLNKSYVRGGQVIPVLEGVDLAVQSGEFIALMGPSGSGKSTLLNLIAGIDKPTSGSILIGGVNIANLSEGQLADWRAANVGFIFQFYNLMPVLTAFENVELPLLLTSLSRAQRKEHVEAALGMVSLTDRMDHYPNELSGGQQQRVAIARALVTDPTLIVADEPTGDLDRVTAGEVLDLLEELHSDLGKTIVMVTHDPKAAARAKRLIHLEKGVLVPDEAAVPAH; from the coding sequence ATGAGCGCCAGTAGCGTCAACAGCGCCGACGCGCTGATCCGCATCCACCAACTCAATAAATCTTATGTGCGTGGCGGACAAGTGATTCCTGTGCTGGAGGGGGTCGATCTGGCGGTGCAGTCCGGCGAGTTTATCGCTCTGATGGGGCCTAGCGGCTCAGGTAAAAGCACCTTGCTCAATCTGATCGCCGGGATCGACAAGCCCACCAGCGGCAGCATACTAATCGGCGGCGTGAATATCGCTAATTTAAGCGAAGGCCAGTTGGCCGACTGGCGCGCCGCCAACGTCGGGTTTATCTTTCAATTCTACAATCTGATGCCAGTGTTGACCGCGTTTGAAAACGTCGAACTGCCTTTGCTGCTCACCAGCCTGTCGCGCGCACAGCGCAAGGAGCATGTCGAGGCGGCGTTGGGGATGGTGAGTTTGACCGATCGCATGGATCACTATCCGAATGAACTTTCAGGCGGCCAGCAGCAAAGGGTGGCAATCGCGCGTGCGCTAGTCACTGACCCTACCCTGATCGTAGCCGATGAACCGACCGGCGATCTGGATCGAGTTACGGCCGGCGAAGTCTTGGATTTGCTGGAGGAATTGCATAGCGATTTGGGTAAGACCATCGTCATGGTGACCCATGATCCTAAGGCGGCGGCACGTGCCAAACGCCTGATTCATCTGGAAAAAGGCGTACTGGTGCCAGATGAAGCGGCTGTACCTGCGCACTAG